A stretch of the Pangasianodon hypophthalmus isolate fPanHyp1 chromosome 28, fPanHyp1.pri, whole genome shotgun sequence genome encodes the following:
- the exosc9 gene encoding exosome complex component RRP45, with protein MRETPLSNCERVFLLKSIEQKKRLDGRQSYDYRDIKITFGTDYGCCTVSLGKTRVLAQVSCELVPPKDSRPTEGLMFFNLELSPMASPSFQSNRQSELLVTLNRQLERCLRNSRCIDTESLCVISGEKVWQIRVDVHVLNHDGNLMDAASVAAISALCHFRRPEVAIQGRDITVFSPEERDPVPLSVYHMPICVSFAFFQQGTYLLVDPCEKEELVMDGLLVIAMNKHREICSIQSSGGIMLLKDQVLRCSKIASVKVSEITELISKALENDRRVRKEGGKFGFAESVAKERITVLTREEAPLEVTDVQATADEIISKADAPPETVPSPVIVANGTGQVGEGLQNTWGLEEDDEEEEMSDVTEREKKKDEVMVISDSEEEEVVILNQDEQSKRS; from the exons ATGAGGGAAACTCCTTTATCAAACTGCGAGAGAGTCTTTCTCCTTAAATCTATCGAgcaaaaaaag CGCTTGGATGGAAGGCAAAGCTACGACTACCGCGATATAAAAATCACATTCGGAACAGACTACGGCTGCTGTACAGTCAGTCTGGGGAAAACGAG ggTGTTGGCTCAGGTGTCGTGCGAGTTGGTCCCGCCAAAAGATTCCCGTCCCACCGAGGGCCTCATGTTTTTTAACTTGGAGCTTTCTCCGATGGCATCGCCCAGTTTTCAGTCCAACAG GCAGTCAGAGTTGTTAGTGACACTGAACAGGCAGCTGGAGAGATGTCTGAGGAACTCCAGATGCATCGACACGGAGTCTCTGTGTGTCATCTCAGGAGAAAAG gtgtggCAGATTCGAGTGGACGTTCACGTTCTGAATCATGACGGGAATTTGATGGACGCAGCGAGCGTCGCAGCCATATCGGCCCTCTGTCACTTCAGAAGGCCGGAGGTCGCCATCCAGGGCCGAGACATCACTGTG TTCAGCCCGGAAGAAAGGGATCCGGTTCCGCTGAGTGTTTACCACATGCCTATTTGTGTGAGCTTCGCCTTCTTCCAGCAggg CACGTATTTGCTGGTGGATCCGTGTGAGAAAGAGGAGCTGGTCATGGACGGACTCCTGGTCATAGCCAtgaacaaacacagagagatcTGCTCCATTCAGTCCAGCGGAGGCATCATGCTACTCAAAGACCag gttcTGAGGTGCAGCAAAATAGCCAGTGTGAAAGTGTCAGAAATCACTGAGCTCATCAGTAAAGCCTTGGAAAACGACAGACGAGTcag AAAAGAAGGCGGCAAGTTCGGCTTCGCAGAGTCCGTAGCTAAGGAGCGAATCACAGTCCTGACAAGAGAGGAAGCTCCGCTGGAGGTGACGGACGTCCAGGCGACAGCTGATGAAATCATCAGCAAAGCGGACGCTCCTCCTGAAAC CGTGCCCTCCCCTGTCATTGTAGCCAATGGAACTGGACAGGTGGGGGAGGGGCTACAGAACACTTGGGGTTTGGAAGAAGacgatgaggaagaggagatgTCTGACGTAACTGAGCGGGAGAAGAAGAAAG